In Mytilus galloprovincialis chromosome 1, xbMytGall1.hap1.1, whole genome shotgun sequence, the following are encoded in one genomic region:
- the LOC143079791 gene encoding protein mono-ADP-ribosyltransferase PARP14-like: MGNSSSSEDESAKENKKTVETPQKKQTRIRRTQRRKRFLQIGKFSISVVKGSIIDQTTDVIVTGSVPSLELNKARTSKLLLDKAGDSIQDECKEKYPSGITFSDVAITGPGRLDCQHIFHVTIQKFSSKGDEKNVEKCIMNCLAEADRLGMTSIAFPALGTGFLGYPPKLVAAAMFHAVENFDKGRTKASLKIINCVVFADDTFKEILTEAKVRATSKGLEELSLVTRASCSSNMGKIHISVIVDTITSQTADVIVCTCSSNLKLCSRPGLPKNLVEVAGSVIQSELDRRYPNGMKVGDLVVTNGYNLKCRKVYFGCLSPFFGEKKEDQLPEQVLYSFVYKCLASASKHGCKSLTFPALGTGYLKFPPDLAASKVIQAIKDFHNKEQQTSLREVKIVIFGGTNDWAKIEKVYQFL, translated from the exons ATGGGGAACAGCAGTAGTAGTGAAGATGAATCAG caaaagaaaataagaaaacagTAGAAACACCACAGAAGAAACAAACTAGGATTAGACGGACTCAACgaagaaaaagatttttacagattGGAAAATTTTCCATAAGCGTGGTAAAAGGTTCCATTATTGATCAAACT ACTGATGTAATTGTGACTGGATCTGTACCTAGTCTGGAACTGAATAAAGCCAGGACATCAAAACTATTACTAGACAAAGCAGGTGATTCTATACAAGACGAATGCAAAGAAAAATACCCATCAGGCATCACATTCTCTGATGTAGCCATTACCGGACCCGGCCGTCTAGATTGCCAACATATATTCCATGTGACAATCCAGAAATTTTCTAGTAAAGGGGATGAAAAG AATGTAGAGAAATGTATAATGAACTGCTTAGCAGAGGCTGACAGACTTGGGATGACCTCAATAGCATTCCCAGCCTTAGGAACTGGCTTCCTAGGATATCCACCGAAGTTAGTCGCAGCTGCAATGTTTCATGCTGTTGAGAATTTTGACAAGGGTCGCACAAAAGCAtctttaaaaattatcaattgtGTAGTGTTTGCAGATGACACGTTTAAG GAAATTTTGACAGAAGCCAAGGTTAGAGCAACTAGCAAAG GTCTTGAAGAATTGTCATTAGTGACACGTGCATCATGCAGCAGTAATATGGGGAAGATTCATATAAGTGTTATAGTAGACACAATAACGAGTCAGACG GCTGACGTAATTGTTTGCACTTGTTCATCAAATCTGAAGCTATGTTCACGACCTGGTTTACCTAAAAATTTAGTTGAGGTTGCAGGATCCGTTATCCAGTCAGAACTTGACAGGAGATATCCAAATGGCATGAAAGTCGGTGATTTAGTTGTTACCAATGGTTACAATCTCAAGTGCAGAAAAGTGTACTTTGGTTGCTTATCTCCATTCTTTGGTGAAAAGAAAGAAGACCAGTTACCTGAACAG gTCCTGTACAGTTTTGTATACAAATGTTTAGCCTCTGCAAGCAAGCATGGTTGTAAATCATTAACCTTCCCGGCATTAGGAACAGGTTACCTAAAATTTCCACCAGATCTGGCTGCGTCCAAAGTTATACAGGCCATTAAGGATTTCCATAACAAAGAGCAACAAACATCTCTCAGAGAAGTCAAGATAGTAATTTTTGGTGGCACCAATGACTGGGCAAAAATAGAAAAGGTATATCAATTTCTTTAG